The Prinia subflava isolate CZ2003 ecotype Zambia chromosome 2, Cam_Psub_1.2, whole genome shotgun sequence genomic sequence TTTCTGCGACAGAGACAGCGCAGGGACACGGAAAGGTGAGCCAGTGGTGTTCCCTGTTCCTCTCCAACCCCGGCACACAAACATCCCTAAGCTTGGGAAACCAAGGGTCAGCGGGAAAAAGGCCAGAATTAAAAcctctgagcagctccagcactcaCTGTGTGGCAAGAATTGAGGGCCACCATGAAATAAATGTCTGCATGGAGAGGTGCTGGAGGCTGGTAGCACCCAGGCTGAAGGAAGAGGTtggcctccagcacctcccagcccgAGAGATatcctcatcctcttcctcaccaAAGCCATACAGTCAATTTACAGTTGCTTTTCCCCAAGGGACTGTCTCGTTCAATTAAgtgctttcatttatttttaaagcgTCTCGGTAAGGGATTATTTTTGTAAGATGCTGCATGAAACCCAGGGGCTTCTGCTGGCACCAGACCCAGGCTcgagccctgctcctgctcctcaggagtTTGCCATAAAGCAGCGCttctccctggcactgcagttTGGCAAGAAGACCCTCTTAAATCAACAGAGTTATTTCCATACCAGAGGAGGGGATGAGTTTGCAGCTATGTGCCTGCAAACTGCCTAGCATCATTTCCAAATTTGTCCCAGCACTGGGGTGGGAAGAAGATGGAGAGGAGGGTGGGAGCACAGTGCTGGGACCAATGTAATAATGCACAAAATAATCAGGAAAcccttcagagctgctgcagctcctgcctggtgcagctgcactgcaggacGGGTGGCTGGGGGACCCAGCTGAGTGCCACATCTCCAGCCAGCCTGCCTGCAACACTGAGCCCCAGGGGAAGCAAGATGGGCTCTTGCTCCATCAGAAGGAATtatctgctctggtgagcccCCTGCATAAATTACCaccagctgccaggcaggacACACCATGCAGAATGGGAAGCTTTAATCAATCGTGCCAGAAAGACAGGCACATTTTATGTGACATCTTCCCAGAATAAACTTTATTTCTGGTCTCAGCCTACCTTGACACACTGCATAAGGGACTCGCTCTGCTGGCTCTTCTTTGGATGCCCCTTGACCCGTGGTTCACTGAGGCACATCCCATCCAGTGAGTCCCTGACACCAGCTGGCAGATGAAGCCCCCGGGGAGGATCCCTATGGATCCAGCCATCTGATTCCGTGTTTTCCCAGCTAGGCTTTGGGGAGCTGTGGTGttgccacagcccagcacaaCCCTCAACATcccctctgccatccccagcTCTCGATTCTCCAAAAGGAGCCAGCCTGGATGAAAGGGGCTGCTTGCTGGGGCTGTGATGTGGAAGGTTATGGTGGTCATACCCGGGCATCCTTATAGTTAAGGAAAGATTGGACAAAAACTGAGCCAGCctttccagctcctgcagtctcggaggcagggaaagaaattcttcatcaCCTTCCCACTCCCTCCTCAGGGGGAGCACTCCTGTGGTGAGCAAACACCTCCTGGTGCTTTGCACCTGCCCTGTGTAGTTTGGACAGGGGCTTCCTCTGGTATCCCAGCTTCTCCCATCGGCAGCAGGGCGCCCAGGTGAGCTGGGCCCAGGGGCTTCCACCCTTACATCTGTAGCAGAACCTTTGGGAGGATGAGAGGAAGCACTACTTGCAAACAATGCTTTGGCAATAGGTAAAGGTTCATAGTACGAGCCAGCTCCTGAGCAGCCTCTTTTTCCAGGCCTCGGGGTGGAAAATCTCTCTGTAGAGGCCACAAACTCCCAAAGTCCGTTTTCTCTGCTTCCCCGAGCCTGCCCAGCTCGGCCGTAGATGCTGGCGGACCTGGACATGCCctcaggagaagcaggaaagcTCTCCAGACCTATTCCTGAGTCATGGAGGAAAGGCTCCGGCCTCCTTCCCAGCTTGTACCTCGGCTTCAGCGGGTAAGCATAGTCCAGCAAGTCCTCGTACTCTTTGTGGGGGTTCCAGTGGGGTGAGCTGCGGTCCGGAGACGGCGGCAGCGAATCGGGAATGGCACAGGCCCAGTAATCGGCTTGGTAGGAGGAGATCTCCCGGACGCGCCCCGCGGTGCCGCGGTACTGGAGCAGAGGGCCCGGGGGCTCCCGCCTCTGCAGAGCCCCGCCTCCCGCTCCCCACGGGCAGCACGCGTCCCGGGCGGCCGTGGTGGCCGCAGGAGAAGGGACATCCGAGCTGGCTGGGAAGCTTCCCGACGGCTCCTCGGAGGGGCCGTCTCCCTCTGAGGACACAGCGGAGAGGCTCCGCACCGAGCGGCTCCGCAGGGCGCTCTCGGGGCTGGGCGGGGTGCGGGGCCGCAGGAGTTCTGGGGTGGAAGGACACGGGGATGGAGCTCCCAGGCTCTGTCTCCGATGGCCAACACGGGCATCGCGGCGGCTGCCAGCAAGGGTGCTCTCCTCGGCAGAGCTGCACcagctgggagggctgggcacCGGGTCCCAAGAGCCCAGTGCCTTCCCCTGCTCAAGGACGggatggaaaaagaaagggagagagagagagaggcatgAAACGAAGCACAGCACCCAGACAAAAGGCTCCTTTGTGCCGGGATGTGGAGATAAAAGCCCAACCCTGGACCTGCCATGAGCTGAGACTGGAAGCAGAACTCTGTTCCATCTGTGGGGATggcctgcagctgctcagagcagggctcgTTTTTAAGGAAAGGCATCTCAAGGGCCTGGGAGCTGCACGAGTCACTTGGCACCAAGAGGCTTATTTAAAGAGCACTGTCCTGAGCAagttcccagctctgcactggcaaTATGGGAACGGGAAGGAACAGCTCGGGCGTTGGAGCCCAAGCTCTTCCCACCACGCATCTTAGCTTGGGCACGCTCTGGCTGGGAGAGATGGAAAGCCcttgctggcacagccctgccaaacCAGTCCCCACCTCTCCTGGGACCTCCCTGTGGTGCAGCAACACCTGCAGGTACAAACCCTCTCACCTGCTGCTCTTCTGAGGAAAAGGAACAGGGGCCAACTTGCGGGGGCACAGGGCCACCGTCGGCAGCTCTCTCCACTAACACCCCTCTCCCTGAGGGGTTTGCTCTTGCTCGGGAAAATCCGGGTGCAGATGCCGAAGACGCTTCTGGGTGGCAGCTTGAGCCTCCTCGGCTGTGTCCGCTCGCTGCCACGccctctgtcccctgcaggctgggctgggcttccTCTGTCCCTGGAAGGCGCTGCAGGCCCCCCGCCAGCTCCGGGAAGTCCGGCTCCGTGTCCGCGCTGTGCCACGTCCCATGGCCCTCGGCCCTCCCGCTCAGGGGCTCTGCGGAAGGCGATTTCCCCACATCCACGGCCATCGGGACACGGCTGCTCCCCGCTGAGCCTCGGCGTCTCTGGAATACACAGCACAGGCATCTCAGCATCCCCCCTCTCTCCTTTGCCCAAGAACAAAGAGATTGAGAGTGATCTGGGTGAGACCCCAGAATTCATAAAGGAGCATCTCGGTTCGCCAGgtggggcagcaggaagagcaaaCCCTCCCAtctcagcagcattttctgctttcaagGATGTGACACACAGGGAAAAGCCAATCACAGCCCTGGCCATGCCAAGAACAAACCCGGGCTTCATACCAGGCACCGCAGTCCTGCTCTGATGGCCAATGTCACCAACACTTTGTGCACCACAAGGTCACTGGGCCCGAATGAGCTGTCATTAACTGGGACATGCAGCACCTCCTGGCTGGCTGAGCCCTGAAGGCTGTTGGGGTGGAAAGCTGAGCCTTTTTTAAAGACACAACCCCAAAACCGTGAAGTGGAAGCCACCCAGAAGAAAGAAGCTGCTAAGAAAAGTTAGAGAGGGAGGTAGGAGGCTGTAAAACTCAAACCTggcactcagctctgcagcttctgCCTCAATTCATGACATTAACTCTTTGGGAAACGAATTAATGGAAATGCTGGCACTGACTGGGCTTGAGTGAGGAGCTGCGGCAGGATAACCCGTGAGCCTAATGAAGGAGACCCCACACAGCCAAACCAAGGTGCCGGCAGCACGGAAATGTCAGCAGAGAGGTTTTGCTGGTGTTCCCCCAGCA encodes the following:
- the CEP68 gene encoding LOW QUALITY PROTEIN: centrosomal protein of 68 kDa (The sequence of the model RefSeq protein was modified relative to this genomic sequence to represent the inferred CDS: inserted 2 bases in 1 codon) → MAVDVGKSPSAEPLSGRAEGHGTWHSADTEPDFPELAGGLQRLPGTEEAQPSLQGTEGVAASGHSRGGSSCHPEASSASAPGFSRARANPSGRGVLVERAADGGPVPPQVGPCSFSSEEQQGKALGSWDPVPSPPSWCSSAEESTLAGSRRDARVGHRRQSLGAPSPCPSTPELLRPRTPPSPESALRSRSVRSLSAVSSEGDGPSEEPSGSFPASSDVPSPAATTAARDACCPWGAGGGALQRREPPGPLLQYRGTAGRVREISSYQADYWACAIPDSLPPSPDRSSPHWNPHKEYEDLLDYAYPLKPRYKLGRRPEPFLHDSGIGLESFPASPEGMSRSASIYGRAGQARGSRENGLWEFVASTERFSTPRPGKRGCSGAGSYYEPLPIAKALFASSASSHPPKGSATDVRVEAPGPSSPGRPAADGRSWDTRGSPCPNYTGQVQSTRRCLLTTGVLPLRREWEGDEEFLSLPPRLQELERLAQFLSNLSLTIRMPGYDHHNLPHHSPSKQPLSSRLAPFGESRAGDGRGDVEGCAGLWQHHSSPKPSWENTESDGWIHRDPPRGLHLPAGVRDSLDGMCLSEPRVKGHPKKSQQSESLMQCVKMFCCQLEELIRWLYSVVDVTGSWVPPSPDAASVSASLHRYLEFRRDVADHRSLTESVLERGEALLDCMASSSPALKDTLALITRQSEELESRAEQLYESILAAVGPAGGKDARHDKDGXQHPAAPWVLPLSDLGCISPAQEG